Proteins encoded by one window of Amaranthus tricolor cultivar Red isolate AtriRed21 chromosome 4, ASM2621246v1, whole genome shotgun sequence:
- the LOC130811104 gene encoding ergosterol biosynthetic protein 28 has product MKALGWWLILLGSLRLASVWFGFFDIWALRLAVFSQTHMTEVHGRTFGVWTLLTCTLCFLCAFNLDNKPLYLGTFLSFIYALGHFLTEYLIYHTMTLANLSTVGFFAVTSIVWMALQWNAHQNSSLKQM; this is encoded by the exons ATGAAAGCATTGGGGTGGTGGTTGATATTGCTAGGTTCTTTAAGATTAGCTTCTGTTTGGTTTGGCTTCTTTGATATTTGGGCTCTTCGTCTTGCCGTTTTCTCTCAAACTCACA TGACTGAAGTTCATGGGAGGACATTTGGAGTTTGGACTCTTCTGACTTGTACGCTTTGTTTCCTTTGTGCTTTCAATCTTGATAATAAGCCGCTCTACCTGGGAACGTTTCTGTCGTTCATCTACGCTCTTGGGCACTTTCTGACCGAATACCTGATTTATCACACTATGACGCTAGCAAATTTGTCAACTGTTGGCTTCTTTGCTG TTACGTCCATCGTATGGATGGCATTGCAGTGGAATGCTCACCAAAACTCATCCTTGAAGCAGATGTAA